A window from Acropora palmata chromosome 14, jaAcrPala1.3, whole genome shotgun sequence encodes these proteins:
- the LOC141866707 gene encoding putative skeletal organic matrix protein 5, translating into MVCNLIQDSHVSAEIKNLETKLENLIALVNKTYPLQPAPPPVPASSCNEIFQKQRMTKSQVNTLMLGSRNIPVYCHMGDFGCGSGGWTPVMKTDGTKKTFHYSSRFWSDKNVYNLAGGTTGFDNQETKLPSYWETHFSKICLGMRSGLTTRFVVIDRSANSLHALIADGTYRALSLGRNNWKSLIGSQASLQRNCNKEGFNLLGGGSRFSKARIGIVANQENNCLSCDSRIGFGTGGYPDDSNTCGNAATIHTDNGDKHIKAMGYILVQ; encoded by the exons ATGGTTTGCAATCTGATTCAAGACTCGCATGTCAGCGCAGAAATCAAAAACTTGGAAACGAAGTTGGAAAACCTCATTGCACTGGTCAACAAGACATACCCTCTGCAACCCGCACCTCCAC cTGTCCCTGCTTCATCTTGCAacgaaatatttcaaaagcaaaG GATGACCAAGAGCCAGGTGAACACGCTGATGCTTGGGTCAAGAAACATTCCCGTTTATTGTCATATGGGAGACTTCGGATGCGGAAGTGGAGGATGGACCCCTGTTATGAAAACTGATGGCACCAAG AAAACCTTCCACTATTCCTCTCGTTTCTGGAGCGACAAGAACGTTTACAACCTTGCAGGAGGGACGACTGGTTTTGACAATCAAGAAACCAAATTGCCCTCTTATTGGGAGACACACTTCTCAAAGATTTGTCTCGGAATGAGGAGCGGCTTAACAACAAGATTCGTGGTCATTGACCGAAGCGCCAACTCATTGCACGCACTTATCGCTGACGGAACATACCGAGCTTTGTCACTGGGCCGCAACAATTGGAAGTCTCTTATTGGTTCACAAGCCTCACTACAGAGGAATTGCAATAAAGAAGGGTTCAACCTTCTGGGTGGAGGCAGCAGATTCTCAAAAGCAAGGATCGGCATCGTTGCAAACCAAGAAAACAACTGTTTAAGTTGTGACTCCAGAATTGGATTTGGAACTGGAGGTTATCCTGACGACTCAAACACTTGTGGAAACGCTGCTACAATTCATACTGATAATGGCGATAAACACATCAAAGCCATGGGGTATATCCTGGTTCAGTGA